From Mesorhizobium sp. Pch-S:
GAGAAAGGCGGCCGTTGCAAGAAGGGCCAGACCAAGAGATTTCATGTTACTCCTCCTTTGGTTTTCGGGTCTTGTGGGTGGGGATGGATCGATCATCCCTTTGTCTCGCGCAGCGCGCGCGATCGGCTTTGCGCCTCCTCGAAGGAGCGCCAGTAGTTTCCGACCAGCAGCGAGCCGATCAGGAGCAGTCCGATGATCATGCCCTGCGCGTCGCCGCCGATCTGGTTGAGGGCGAGCACATTGCGCACGATGGCGATCAGGACGAGCGCGAGCATGACGCCGGTCAGTTTTCCCTTGCCGCCGAACACGCTGACGCCGCCCAGAAGGACAATGGTGATGACGTCCAGCTCCATGCCGAGCGCGTTGTTGGCGCGGGCGTTGGACAGGCGCGCCGTGTAGACCATGCCGGCGATCGCGGCCATCACGCCCGAGGTGATGAACAGGCCAAGCACCATGCGCCCGGTCCTGATGCCCGAATAACGCGCCACCTCCGGATTGCCGCCGAGCGCGTAGATGCGCTTTCCGGTCGGCGTCTTCTGCAGCAGGACGGCGAAGACCGGAGCCAGGACGAGGAAGGGGATGATGGTCAGCGGGATCTGCGTGCCCGGCACGTTGTCGATGCCGAAGTCAACGAGCGAAGGCGGCAGGACATTGATCGAGCCGGTACCGAGCAGGATGTAGCCGAGCCCCCTGTACAGCGCCATCGTGCCCAGCGTGACGACAAGCGACTGCAGCGCAAGCGACGAGACGAGAAACCCGTTGAAGGCACCGAGGATACCGCCGAACAACAGCGTCAGCGGGATCGCAACGAGCATCGGCGCGCCGGCCTGCAGCAGCAGACCGAAGATCACCGACGACAGCGCCAGGACCGAGGCGATCGAGAGATCGATCTCGCGCACGATGATCAGCAAGGTCATCGGCAGGATGAGCAGCGCTTTCTCCGATACGCTGGCGGCAAGCTGGGACAGGTTGAAGCCCGACAGGAAGTTGGGGACGAAAAGCGCGGCATAGCCGAAGACCAGCGCAAAGGCAGCAGCCAGAAGCAGGTCCCAGAAGTCGATGGACGCAAGCAGCTTTTTCATGACGATTAGCCCCGCTTTGCCTGGCGGCCGCGACGCACGATCAGGGCGTCGATGCCGATGGCGATGAGGATGACCAGCCCGTAGACCGCCTGCAGCCAGAGCGGATCGACCCTGACCAGCGTCAACCCGTTGCGGATGAGCAGCAGGGTCAGCGCGCCCAGGGTCAGGCCGAGCAGCGTGCCGGCGCCACCCCGGATGGCGACCCCGCCGACGACAGCCGAGGCAATGACGGTCAGCTCGAAACCGACGGCGACGCGGGCGTCGATGGTGGCATAGCGCGAGGCCCAGAGCGCGCCGCACAGGCCGCCGAGCAGCCCGGCGATGGCGAAGGCCGCCAGGATGCGCCGGTCGGCCGGAATGCCGATCAGCCTTGCGCCATCCGGGTTCGAGCCGACGGCGAAGAGCTCGCGGCCGAACGATGTCCGATACAGCAGGACATAGGCGGCAAGAAGCACCAGCGCGGCGATCACGACGATGAGCGGGATGCCCAGCACCCTGTAGCCGGTCATGTCCAGCCAGCGCTGCGTGACCTCGTCGGCGCTGACCTGATTGCCGGCCGCCCACAAGGAGTTGAAGCCGCGATAGATCGACATCGACGCCAGCGTGACGACGATGGACGGGATCTGCCCCCTGGTCACGACGAGACCGTTGAGCAGCCCGGCAGCGAGGCCCACCGCGCAGGCCACCGACAGCCCGACGAAGATGTCGCCATTGGGGAAGGCCTGTACCGCGCTTGCCGCCATGTAGGCGGAAAGGCCGATGACCGAGCCGATCGACAGGTCGATGTTGCGGGTGATCAGCACCAGCATCTGGGCGAGAGCCGCGACGATCAGCAGGGCGGCGTCCATCGACACCGCCGTCAGGTTGGCGGCGCTGATCATGCGCGGGTTGATGACGGCAACGGGAATGACGACCGCCAGCATGGCCGCCAGCAGTCCGAGTTCGCGGCGCTTCAGGAAATCCAGCCGGCCGGATTTGCCGGCACCGGGCTCGTCATCCACGGAATGGGCCGCAGTCCCGGCGACGTCGCTGGTCGTGGCCGCCTCGAGGACCTTTTCCTGCGAGGCTTCGCCCTTGATGAACTCGGCGGTCTTGTGCCCTTCGCGCAGGACGAGGATGCGGTCGCACATGCCGATCAGCTCGGGCATCTCCGAGGAGATCAGGATGATGGCCATGCCTTGGCGGGCAAGCTCGGCAATCATGGCGTGGACCTCGGCCTTGCTGCCGACATCGATGCCCTGCGTCGGCTCGTCCAGGATGAGGATGCGCGGTTCCGTACGCAGCCATTTGGCCAGCACGACCTTCTGCTGGTTGCCGCCGGACAGTTCCTTGACCGGCTGCTGGTAACCGGCGAAACGCAGTTTCATCTGCCTGAGGAAACCGGAAACCAGTTCCGTTGCCCGGCCCGCGCTGTAGAGACCGCGGGGCGCGGCGCGGTCGAGACTGGGCAGGATCGCGTTGTCGAGGATCGAGAAATCGGTGACGAGGCTTTGCCCGAGGCGATCCTCCGAGACATAGGCGATGCGTGCCCGCATCGCATCGATCGCCGATGCGAAGCGGACCGGCCTGCCGTCGATCAGGATGCTGCCGGCGTCGGGCCGGTCTATGCCGAACAGGGCGCGCGCGATCTCGGTGCGGCCGCTGCCGACAAGACCACCCAGCCCGAGCACCTCCCCGGCATGCAGGGTCAGGTCGATGCCGGAGAATGCGCCGGCTCGGGAAAGCCCCCTCGTCTCGAGAACAAGCTCGCCCCTGGTCTGTGTCCGCTCGGGATAAAGCTCGGTCAGTTCGCGACCGACCATCATGGAGATGGCGCGACCGCGACTGAGCTCGGCCTTGCCGCAGACGTCGATCAGGCGGCCGTCGCGCAGCACGGCGATGCGGTCGGCGACATGGAAGATCTCGTCCATGCGGTGGCCGACGAACATCATCGCCACGCCGCGGGCGCGCAGATCGTCGACAACTGCGAACAGCCGGGTGACTTCCCGTTGCGAGAGCGCCGCGGTCGGCTCATCCATGATGAGGACGCGGGCGTCGAGGGAAAGCGCGCGGGCGATCTCGACGAGCTGCTGCTCGGATGTGCGCAGCGTTCCGAGCAATGTTTCCGGCGGCACGTCCAACCCGACGGTGGCGAGTATCGTCGCGGCCTTCGCCGAGGCGGCCGCCATGTCCACGCCGCCGAAGCGGTCGCGCGGCATATGACCCAGATAGATGTTCTCGGCCACGGACAGGTCGGGGAACAGCCCGGGATGCTGATGCATGACGGCAACGCCGGCGGCCTGGGCATCATGCGGCGACCGGAACGCGACGGGATGCCGATCGACATGGACGCTTCCCTCGGTCGGGGCATAGACACCCGCCAGCAATTTCACGCAGGTGCTTTTCCCGGCGCCGTTCTCGCCGAGCAGCGCAAGCACCTCGCCGGGCCGCAGATCGAACGAGACATCCCTGATGGCGACGGTGCCGCCGAATGCCTTGGTGACCCCGGCCAGGCCAATGGGCGCGCCTGCGGCTGCCTCTCGCTTTGTATCGCGATGCGCGTCCATTCTCAGCCGACCTCCCGTAGCATCAAATGTTTTTTTAACTTGCTATATTAAATGCAATCGGATGACAATGGCGAAAATTGACTTCGCGGGAAGCGGCATGCGAAGCTCATTCATTACGAAGGGCTAACGCAAAGATGCTTCAGTGTGGCCTTCGCGACGGGGGCCGAGGCACGGAGAATTCTCTTGAGCGGAAAAGGCAGCAATTCCATCAAGTTGAGGCATTACAACGAGCGTTTTGTCCTTGATGCCGTTCGCCGCATGAAAGAAGCCTCCAAATCGGATCTCGCAAGGGCGGCGAACCTGACGCCCGCCGCGGTCGCCGATATTGTCGATGGGCTGGAAGCGTCCGGTTTCGTCAAGCAGATTGGGAAAAGGTTCGGGCAGCGTGGTTCACCCTCCATCCTGTACCGGCTGACTCCGGAACGCATCTACAGCGTCGGCATCAAGATCGGCCGGCGCGCGCTCGAGGCGGTGCTTGTCGATTTTGCCGGCGAGATCCGGTCGCGGGAAACCCACGAATACCGCTATCCCGCAGCAGACATGGTGCTGCGCGGCGGCAACACGGCGCTCGCCAATTTTCGCAAGCTGGTCAACAGCCTCGATGAAGCCTCCATCGTCGGCGTCGGCATCGCTTCGCCCTACTTTCTCGGCGACTGGGGTGACGAACTCGGCTTTCCGGAGGACATAGGCGGGAGCTGGGCGGCCGTCGACCTGGAGAGGTTCTTCGACATCGATCCGAAGACACCGGTCTTTGTCGAGAACGACGCGACGTCCGCGGCTCTGGCCGAACTCGCACAGGGCATCGGATCGCGGTACCGCGACTTCATGCATGTGTCGATCGACACGTTTGTCGGCGGCGGCCTCGTCCAGGGCGGCAAGGTGCATACCGGCCCGCATGGCAACAGCGCCGCACTCGGGCCGTTGCCGGTTTCGCCGTCGAAACTCAGTTCGGCCAGCCGCAGCTCGGCCAAATACCAGAGCCTGCTGCATCGTGCATCGATCTATGTGCTGGTGAACCATCTCAAGGCGCATGGCATCGACATCAACCGGGTCCGCGAACTGGACCCGCTGCCTGCCGCCGCCCGTGAACCGCTGTTCGAATGGATGGACGACTGCGCCGAGGCGCTGGCCGAAGCCGTCATCGCCATCACCTCGATCATCGACATCGAGGCGATCGTCCTCGACAGTATCCTGCCGCGCTCGATCCACCAGGATCTGCTGGCGCGCGTCCAGGCGCAGTTCGGTTCGGCCAATGCCGTCGGCATCATCGCGCCGGACATCGTCTCGGGCCAGTTCGGTCCGGAAGCGTCACCGCTCGGCGCCGCCCTGCTGCCCTTCTCGGTTCTTTTCGGTCCGGACTCGGGCGTGCTGATGATCGGCAAGGACAGGACCAAGCTGCCCGGCAGCCTCGCCACCTTCGCGGCAGGGTAGCGACGGCGGTGCCGATGCACCTGCACGACCGGGGCCGATCTCACCCCTGTTCCGCGAACCCGCCATGCCGTTGGCGCCACGCCCGTGTCAGAAGCGCAACCTTCTCGGCGCTGTCGCGGCTGGCCGGCGCGTAGATGACGATGCGCATGTTGGGCGCATCCTCCAGCAGCAGGACCGTCTGGTCGAGCTCCAGTTCGCCGACACCGGGCACGGTGAAGCGCTTGGGCTTTTCGTTCCTGACCGTCACGTCATGCTCCGGCCACCAGGCGCGGAAGGACGGGCTCGCCCCTTGCAGCCGCTCGATCAGCGTCAGGAAACGGGCATCCTTGCGGTTGCGCCCGTATTCGATGCGGAACCGGGCCAGCATCGATCGCGCGGCGACCTCCCAGTTCGGGATCGCCGCCTGATGTTCGGGGCTGGCGAACATCAGCCAGAGCATGTTGCGGTTCTGTTCGGGCAGAGGCGCCAGGTCGCCGAAAACGGCGGACAGGCATTGGTTCCAGGCAGCGACATCGAGGCATGGATTGGCGATATAGGCCGGCCCCTCGATCGCCTCCAGCATGCGCAGATGTGCGGGTTTCACCGTGAGGCCGGCGACGTTCTGCTCGGGAGGAGGCCGGTTCTGCGCGAGGCTGAACAGATGGGTGCGCTCATTGGGCCCGAGGCGCAGCGCGTGGGCAATACGCTCGAGGAAATGCGTGGAGACCTCCATCTCGCGCCCCTGTTCCAGCCAGGTGTACCAGGTGACGCCGACCCCGGCCGCCTGCGCCACCTCTTCACGGCGCAGGCCCGGTGTGCGCCTGCGGCTGGTCATCGGCAGGCCGATATCGGTCGGTTTCAGGCGCTCGCGACGCGTGCGCAGGAATTGAGCCAGCTCCAGCCGGTCGGACAATCGTGGATGTCGTGTCATGA
This genomic window contains:
- a CDS encoding ABC transporter permease, with translation MKKLLASIDFWDLLLAAAFALVFGYAALFVPNFLSGFNLSQLAASVSEKALLILPMTLLIIVREIDLSIASVLALSSVIFGLLLQAGAPMLVAIPLTLLFGGILGAFNGFLVSSLALQSLVVTLGTMALYRGLGYILLGTGSINVLPPSLVDFGIDNVPGTQIPLTIIPFLVLAPVFAVLLQKTPTGKRIYALGGNPEVARYSGIRTGRMVLGLFITSGVMAAIAGMVYTARLSNARANNALGMELDVITIVLLGGVSVFGGKGKLTGVMLALVLIAIVRNVLALNQIGGDAQGMIIGLLLIGSLLVGNYWRSFEEAQSRSRALRETKG
- a CDS encoding ROK family transcriptional regulator → MSGKGSNSIKLRHYNERFVLDAVRRMKEASKSDLARAANLTPAAVADIVDGLEASGFVKQIGKRFGQRGSPSILYRLTPERIYSVGIKIGRRALEAVLVDFAGEIRSRETHEYRYPAADMVLRGGNTALANFRKLVNSLDEASIVGVGIASPYFLGDWGDELGFPEDIGGSWAAVDLERFFDIDPKTPVFVENDATSAALAELAQGIGSRYRDFMHVSIDTFVGGGLVQGGKVHTGPHGNSAALGPLPVSPSKLSSASRSSAKYQSLLHRASIYVLVNHLKAHGIDINRVRELDPLPAAAREPLFEWMDDCAEALAEAVIAITSIIDIEAIVLDSILPRSIHQDLLARVQAQFGSANAVGIIAPDIVSGQFGPEASPLGAALLPFSVLFGPDSGVLMIGKDRTKLPGSLATFAAG
- a CDS encoding ATP-binding cassette domain-containing protein, with protein sequence MDAHRDTKREAAAGAPIGLAGVTKAFGGTVAIRDVSFDLRPGEVLALLGENGAGKSTCVKLLAGVYAPTEGSVHVDRHPVAFRSPHDAQAAGVAVMHQHPGLFPDLSVAENIYLGHMPRDRFGGVDMAAASAKAATILATVGLDVPPETLLGTLRTSEQQLVEIARALSLDARVLIMDEPTAALSQREVTRLFAVVDDLRARGVAMMFVGHRMDEIFHVADRIAVLRDGRLIDVCGKAELSRGRAISMMVGRELTELYPERTQTRGELVLETRGLSRAGAFSGIDLTLHAGEVLGLGGLVGSGRTEIARALFGIDRPDAGSILIDGRPVRFASAIDAMRARIAYVSEDRLGQSLVTDFSILDNAILPSLDRAAPRGLYSAGRATELVSGFLRQMKLRFAGYQQPVKELSGGNQQKVVLAKWLRTEPRILILDEPTQGIDVGSKAEVHAMIAELARQGMAIILISSEMPELIGMCDRILVLREGHKTAEFIKGEASQEKVLEAATTSDVAGTAAHSVDDEPGAGKSGRLDFLKRRELGLLAAMLAVVIPVAVINPRMISAANLTAVSMDAALLIVAALAQMLVLITRNIDLSIGSVIGLSAYMAASAVQAFPNGDIFVGLSVACAVGLAAGLLNGLVVTRGQIPSIVVTLASMSIYRGFNSLWAAGNQVSADEVTQRWLDMTGYRVLGIPLIVVIAALVLLAAYVLLYRTSFGRELFAVGSNPDGARLIGIPADRRILAAFAIAGLLGGLCGALWASRYATIDARVAVGFELTVIASAVVGGVAIRGGAGTLLGLTLGALTLLLIRNGLTLVRVDPLWLQAVYGLVILIAIGIDALIVRRGRQAKRG
- a CDS encoding helix-turn-helix transcriptional regulator codes for the protein MTRHPRLSDRLELAQFLRTRRERLKPTDIGLPMTSRRRTPGLRREEVAQAAGVGVTWYTWLEQGREMEVSTHFLERIAHALRLGPNERTHLFSLAQNRPPPEQNVAGLTVKPAHLRMLEAIEGPAYIANPCLDVAAWNQCLSAVFGDLAPLPEQNRNMLWLMFASPEHQAAIPNWEVAARSMLARFRIEYGRNRKDARFLTLIERLQGASPSFRAWWPEHDVTVRNEKPKRFTVPGVGELELDQTVLLLEDAPNMRIVIYAPASRDSAEKVALLTRAWRQRHGGFAEQG